From one Lolium rigidum isolate FL_2022 chromosome 4, APGP_CSIRO_Lrig_0.1, whole genome shotgun sequence genomic stretch:
- the LOC124708591 gene encoding putative uncharacterized protein DDB_G0277003 produces MAAAGDEQLLLHLKLAILALEPPACVLTLARKAGGGSVTPHVQNFILENCIGTNVGKSPNYAYVETILKKVISEAELSSDIVIDELYEELGQCMLSKANNSSLNMDNKIYKDISFVSPTCDNVSSNPVSLVARLSCSTNMLEGDTGCCLWPSSLFLSEFILSFPELFSKKSCFELGSGVGLVGVCLNYIGASKVILTDGDVSTLANMKANMEMNSLYIKDSQLVIESNNKVECKYLSWEEASDKDLWGCQRDIVLGADIIYNPSCVPHLVRVLSMLLREDNKQRTSVKAATSKETSDEVSEKGATGGRIAYMATVIRNVDTFSCFAKAAADAKLSIVNITSTVAPSSFLPYMLSYDRSSVQLLEITLLS; encoded by the exons ATGGCTGCCGCGGGAGACGAGCAGCTGCTGCTCCACCTCAAACTCGCCATCCTCGCCCTGGAGCCCCCCGCCTGCGTCCTCACCCTCGCCAG AAAAGCTGGTGGAGGTTCTGTCACGCCGCACGTTCAAAATTTTATTCTGGAGAACTGTATTGGAACTAAT GTAGGGAAAAGTCCAAATTATGCCTATGTAGAAACTATACTTAAAAAGGTTATTTCCGAGGCTGAATTATCGTCAGATATTGTGATTGATGAACTCTATGAGGAATTGGGCCAGTGTATGTTGTCAAAAGCA AACAACTCCTCGCTGAATATGGATAACAAGATCTATAAGGATATATCCTTTGTTTCGCCTACAT GTGACAATGTTTCCTCGAATCCAGTAAGTTTGGTTGCTCGATTATCATGCTCCACTAACATGCTTGAAGGTGATACAGG gtgttgtctttggCCCTCAAGTTTATTTTTATCTGAGTTCATTCTTTCATTCCCAGAACTTTTCTCCAAAAAATCTTGCTTTGAG CTAGGTTCTGGTGTTGGTTTGGTTGGCGTATGTCTTAACTACATTGGTGCTTCCAAG GTTATTCTTACTGATGGTGATGTATCTACTCTAGCAAACATGAAGGCGAACATGGAAATGAACAGCTTATACATAAAGGATTCTCAACTAGTAATAGAAAGCAATAATAAG GTAGAGTGCAAATATCTTTCCTGGGAAGAAGCGTCTGATAAAGATTTATGGGGCTGCCAGAGAGATATAGT TCTTGGTGCAGACATTATATACAATCCGTCCTGTGTGCCTCACCTGGTACGGGTACTTTCTATGCTACTTAGAGAAGACAATAAGCAACGCACAAGTGTCAAAGCGGCAACCAGCAAAGAAACTAGTGATGAAGTATCTGAGAAGGGCGCAACTGGAGGCCGCATTGCCTATATGGCCACAGTTATTCGGAATGTGGATACTTTCAGTTGCTTTGCCAAGGCAGCTGCCGACGCCAAGTTGTCTATCGTCAACATTACTAGCACTGTGGCTCCCTCGAGTTTTCTTCCTTACATGCTCTCATATGATAGATCGAGTGTCCAACTTCTTGAGATTACATTGTTATCATAA
- the LOC124646729 gene encoding serine/threonine-protein phosphatase alpha-2 isoform-like, translating into MDAQALDGFIQRLLDAEHSSPEDHPPLTNAEIKLLCAAATKVLLSQPTLLKIDAPVNICGDIHGQYSDLLRIFSAAGSPSDTNRYLFLGDYVDRGSRSIETICLLLAYKVKYPDAFFLIRGNHECSSVNRSFGFLGECHRRGLGQASWNIINGCFNCLPLAALVGNKIGKKIFCVHGGLSPELESMDQIGRIKRPLPQVPSEGLACDLLWSDPDAADEWGWGESSRGRSVTFGSDLVAEFVEKNGLAMVCRAHEVKQGGYEWFADRKLVTVFSAPNYAGQCDNAGAVMKVDKNLTCSFHILEPTPLQVLADNLLESS; encoded by the coding sequence atggacgCGCAGGCGCTCGATGGCTTCATCCAGCGCCTCCTCGACGCGGAGCACAGCTCGCCGGAAGACCATCCGCCGCTCACCAACGCGGAGATCAAGCTCCTCTGCGCCGCCGCCACGAAGGTCCTCCTCTCCCAGCCCACGCTTCTGAAGATCGACGCCCCCGTCAACATCTGCGGGGACATTCACGGCCAGTACTCCGACCTCCTCCGCATATTCAGCGCCGCCGGCTCCCCGTCCGACACCAACCGCTATCTCTTTCTGGGCGACTACGTGGACCGCGGCAGCCGCAGCATCGAGACCATCTGCCTCCTCCTCGCCTACAAGGTCAAGTACCCCGACGCCTTCTTCCTCATCCGGGGAAACCACGAGTGCTCCTCCGTCAACCGCTCCTTCGGCTTCCTGGGCGAGTGCCACCGACGAGGACTGGGGCAAGCGAGCTGGAACATCATCAACGGCTGCTTCAACTGCCTACCGCTGGCGGCGCTCGTCGGAAACAAGATCGGCAAGAAGATCTTCTGCGTGCACGGCGGCCTGTCGCCGGAGCTTGAGAGCATGGACCAGATAGGACGAATCAAGCGCCCACTGCCGCAAGTCCCCTCCGAGGGCCTCGCGTGCGACTTGCTGTGGTCGGACCCCGACGCGGCCGACGAGTGGGGGTGGGGCGAGTCGTCCAGGGGCAGGTCCGTCACGTTCGGGTCTGACTTAGTGGCCGAGTTCGTGGAGAAGAACGGGCTGGCCATGGTGTGCAGGGCGCACGAGGTCAAGCAGGGCGGCTACGAGTGGTTCGCGGACAGGAAGCTCGTCACCGTCTTCTCCGCGCCCAACTACGCCGGCCAGTGCGACAACGCCGGTGCGGTCATGAAAGTGGACAAAAATCTCACCTGCTCCTTCCACATCCTCGAGCCTACTCCGCTTCAAGTTCTTGCTGATAacttgcttgagtcttcttaa